Proteins found in one Populus alba chromosome 14, ASM523922v2, whole genome shotgun sequence genomic segment:
- the LOC118041417 gene encoding nodulin homeobox isoform X2: protein MRLAKEELSMAEQVIDLISAVKELHGLSSQELNKLLRDSENFTIHFHSEKGSTTKIDVEKLAGFLPLHLIAVLMSSDRDESLLRYLLCGIRLLHSLCDLGPRNSKLEQVLLDDVKVSEQLLDLVFYLLIVLSGYRQENLNSCSLLLVHSALVASSLHLLSGCISSQWQDLVQVLLAHPKVDIFMDAAFGAVHVAIRFLQVKLSDQHTGLHVKSPTAEQIVNYICQQCEASLQTLQSLCQQKMFRERLLRNKELCGRGGVLFLARAILKLNITPPFVDSFTVVAAVSRLKAKVLSILLHLCEAESISYLDEVASSPWSLDLAKSVVLEILELLKAALSKDPNHPSPCSDRTFPMGLLRLNAMRLADIFSDDSNFRSYITTCFTKVLTAIFSLPHGDFLSIWCSSEFPPREEDGTLEYDAFTAAGWFLDTFAAANQSNAINLEITLIPSNMPQAMYAHQRTSLFVKLIANLHCFVPNICEEQERNLFLHKFLECMRMDPSKSLPGFSFTSGALRAVTACRNLRSLLSHAESLIPNFLNEEDVQLLRVFFNQLQSLINPTDFEENQVQEIKSERSISLDKFSRLTIDEHLQEAQSTGAYGSPMVMKEPSHLYHRTDIQKEEMSENSAIQEEQKPSFTKKRNQAEDAIKEDKAKPGACVSDVLREIDRDAHTVETSGSDTSSTRGKTYAGQVVNGDSLKSSEHIKRNGCQGVCGGEKVESPHFEEKQPRKRKRTIMNDYQITLMEKALLDEPEMQRNAAALQSWADKLSLNGSEVTPSQLKNWLNNRKARLARAGKDVRAPMEVDNTFPEKQVGQAQRQDMPESPSEDNITLSSRGHQNTSEIGVFEDPEAGIGLADFVDIGASEFVQCKPGQFVVLVDGQGEEIGKGKVHQVQGKWYGRILEESEMCVVDVTELKTEKWVRLPYPSETTGMSFYEAEQKIGVMRVLWDSNKIYMSRPQC, encoded by the exons ATGAGGCTTGCTAAGGAAGAACTGTCTATGGCTGAACAA GTCATTGATTTAATTTCAGCAGTGAAAGAGTTACACGGTCTTAGCTCTCAGGAGCTTAACAAATTGTTGAGGGACTCTGAAAATTTTACCATTCACTTTCATTCTGAAAAGGGATCAACGACAAAG ATTGACGTGGAAAAACTGGCAGGCTTTCTTCCTTTACACCTTATTGCAGTGCTTATGTCATCTGATAGAGATGAATCGCTGTTGAGATATTTGTTGTGTGGGATTCGGCTTTTGCATTCCTTGTGTGATCTAGGACCTCGGAACAGTAAACTCGAGCAG GTTTTGCTTGATGATGTTAAAGTATCAGAGCAGCTACTGGATCTGgtgttttatttacttattgtTCTTAGTGGTTATAGACAG GAAAACCTTAATTCATGCTCTTTGTTACTTGTGCATTCAGCACTTGTAGCATCCAGTCTGCATTTATTGTCAGGATGTATATCTTCACAATGGCAAGATCTTGTTCAAGTACTGCTTGCTCATCCCAAG GTTGACATATTTATGGATGCAGCTTTTGGTGCTGTTCATGTAGCCATTAGGTTTCTTCAGGTCAAGCTATCAGATCAACATACTGGCCTTCACGTGAAAAGTCCAACAGCTGAACAAATAGTTAACTATATCTGCCAACAATGTGAGGCTTCTTTACAGACTCTTCAGTCATTGTGCCAGCAAAAGATGTTTCGCGAGCGCCTTCTTAGGAACAAG GAACTATGTGGAAGGGGAGGTGTTCTTTTTCTGGCCCGGGCCATCTTGAAGTTAAACATCACGCCTCCTTTTGTAGATTCTTTCACAGTTGTAGCTGCAGTATCTAGACTGAAGGCTAAAGTGTTATCAATT CTATTGCATCTGTGTGAAGCAGAAAGCATTTCTTACCTTGATGAGGTTGCAAGCTCTCCATGGAGCCTTGATTTGGCAAAGTCTGTAGTGTTAGAG ATTCTTGAATTACTGAAGGCTGCACTTAGCAAAGATCCCAATCATCCTAGTCCATGTTCAGACAGAACTTTTCCCATGGGGCTTTTGCGACTCAATGCAATGCGTCTGGCTGATATCTTCTCAGATGATTCAAATTTTAGATCTTATATCACAACATGCTTT ACCAAAGTTCTGACTGCTATATTTTCGCTCCCTCATGgagattttttatcaatttggtGTTCTTCTGAATTTCCACCAAGAGAAGAAGATGGTACTCTGGAGTATGACGCATTTACAGCAGCTGGGTGGTTTTTGGACACATTTGCAGCAGCGAACCAATCAAATGcaataaatttagaaattacTTTAATTCCCAGTAACATGCCCCAAGCTATGTATGCACATCAAAGAACTTCATTATTTGTGAAGCTAATTGCCAACCTCCACTGTTTTGTTCCAAATATATGTGAAG AGCAGGAAAGAAACTTGTTCCTTCATAAGTTTCTGGAGTGCATGCGGATGGACCCATCTAAATCATTGCCTGGGTTTTCCTTTACTTCTGGTGCTCTAAGAGCCGTAACAGCTTGCAGGAACCTTC GTTCATTGTTAAGTCATGCAGAGTCTCTAATTCCTAACTTTTTGAATGAGGAGGATGTACAGCTGTTAAG gGTATTCTTTAACCAGTTACAATCACTGATTAATCCTACtgattttgaagaaaaccaAGTTCAA GAAATCAAATCTGAGAGGTCAATATCTTTGGATAAGTTCTCTAGACTTACTATTGATGAGCATCTTCAG GAAGCTCAAAGCACTGGGGCATACGGATCACCTATGGTGATGAAGGAACCTTCACATCTTTACCACAGGACAGATATCCAAAAAGAGGAAATGTCAGAGAATTCAGCTATCCAAGAAGAGCAGAAGCCTAGtttcacaaaaaaaaggaatcaaGCAGAAGATGCAATTAAGGAAGACAAAGCTAAACCTGGTGCATGTGTATCTGATGTTTTAAGAGAGATTGATAGAGATGCTCATACTGTTGAAACAAGTGGTTCAGATACAAGTTCCACTAGAGGGAAGACTTATGCAGGTCAAGTGGTGAATGGTGACTCCCTAAAATCAAGTGAGCATATAAAACGAAATGGTTGTCAGGGAGTTTGTGGTGGTGAGAAAGTTGAGAGTCCCCATTTTGAAGAAAAGCAGCCAAGAAAAAGGAAGCGGACTATTATGAATGACTATCAAATCACACTTATGGAGAAAGCCCTGCTAGATGAACCTGAGATGCAGCGAAATGCAGCAGCGTTACAGTCATGGGCGGATAAATTGAGTCTTAAT GGATCAGAAGTTACACCTTCACAACTGAAAAATTG GCTCAACAATCGCAAAGCAAGGTTAGCTCGTGCAGGCAAGGATGTCCGTGCACCAATGGAGGTTGATAATACATTTCCAGAAAAACAAGTTGGACAAGCACAGCGGCAGGACATGCCTGAGAGCCCCAGTGAAGACAACATCACATTGAGTTCAAGAGGCCATCAAAACACATCAGAAATTGGCGTGTTTGAAGATCCCGAGGCTGGGATAGGATTAGCAGACTTCGTTGACATTGGTGCTTCAGAATTTGTTCAGTGCAAGCCAGGGCAGTTTGTTGTGCTTGTAGACGGGCAAGGAGAAGAGATTGGTAAGGGAAAGGTACATCAGGTGCAAGGCAAATGGTATGGAAGGATATTGGAGGAATCAGAGATGTGTGTCGTGGATGTTACAGAGCTCAAGACTGAGAAATGGGTGAGGCTTCCATACCCATCCGAAACCACAGGCATGTCGTTTTATGAAGCTGAACAGAAGATTGGGGTGATGAGAGTGTTGTGGGATTCGAACAAAATATACATGTCACGACCTCAGTGCtag
- the LOC118041418 gene encoding protein SLOW WALKER 1 has translation MVTSCKLRNTIKYKPLINPKKKIKETTMADLLVEQPQEITISKTFPTKPKLKSKPKTPLKTPESKYWSSFKSHQISNLISSIPSIDFSPISPHHFAAANSASLTLFSSRTLSPASTISFSDVVTSCSFRCDGSLIAASDLSGLIRVFDVKTRTPLRRLRSHARPVRFVKYPLLDKLHLVSGGDDSVVKYWDVAGESVVLDLYGHRDYVRCGDCSPTDGEMFVTGSYDHTVKLWDVRVDSKESVIEVNHGNPVEDVIFLPSGGMVATAGGNSVKIWDLIGGGKMVYSMESHNKTVTSICVGKVGKESGEEALQYRIFSVALDGYMKVFDYAKMKVTHSMRFPAPLMSIGFSLDCMTRVIGSSNGIIFAGRRKAKEDAGESKVGNFWALGNVEEPRALRPTYFRYFHRSQGEKPNEGDHLIMRQKKVKFAEHDKLLKKFRHKEALVSVLGGKNTENVVAVMEELVARRKLLKCVVNLDDEELGLLLGFLHKHSTMPRHSGLLTGLTRKVLEMRAEDIRASDALKGHIRNLKRSVEEEIRIQHSLQEIQGVISPLLRIAGRR, from the coding sequence ATGGTGACCAGCTGCAAATTGCGTAACACTATAAAGTATAAACCGCTGataaaccctaaaaagaaaataaaagaaactacAATGGCAGACCTTCTTGTAGAACAACCCCAAGAAATCACCATCTCCAAAACCTTCCCAACTAAACCAAAGCTAAAATCCAAACCGAAAACCCCATTAAAAACCCCTGAATCCAAATACTGGTCTTCCTTCAAATCCCACCAAATTTCAAACCTCATCTCCTCCATCCCTTCCATCGATTTCTCACCTATATCCCCACACCACTTTGCCGCCGCCAATTCCGCCTCCCTCACTCTCTTCTCCTCCCGCACACTCTCTCCCGCCTCCACCATCTCCTTCTCCGATGTCGTCACCTCCTGCTCCTTCCGCTGCGACGGCTCCCTCATCGCCGCCTCTGATCTCTCCGGCCTTATCCGGGTATTCGATGTCAAGACACGAACGCCACTTCGTCGCCTGCGGTCCCACGCCCGCCCTGTTCGTTTTGTCAAGTACCCGTTACTAGATAAGCTCCATTTGGTGTCTGGTGGTGATGATTCTGTAGTTAAATACTGGGATGTTGCTGGAGAGAGTGTGGTTTTGGACCTGTATGGTCACAGGGACTATGTGAGATGTGGTGATTGCTCTCCAACTGATGGAGAGATGTTTGTCACTGGGTCTTATGATCACACTGTGAAGCTGTGGGATGTGAGAGTTGATAGTAAAGAATCAGTTATTGAAGTGAATCATGGAAATCCTGTCGAGGATGTGATTTTTTTGCCTTCAGGCGGAATGGTTGCTACGGCAGGAGGGAATAGTGTGAAAATATGGGATTTGATTGGAGGAGGGAAGATGGTTTATTCTATGGAGAGTCATAACAAGACTGTTACTTCTATTTGTGTTGGGAAAGTAGGGAAAGAGAGTGGAGAGGAGGCTTTGCAGTATAGGATTTTTAGTGTGGCTTTAGATGGTTATATGAAGGTTTTTGATTATGCAAAAATGAAGGTTACTCATTCCATGAGGTTTCCTGCCCCGCTTATGTCAATTGGATTTTCGCTGGATTGTATGACTAGGGTTATTGGGTCTTCCAATGGGATTATATTTGCCGGGAGGAGGAAGGCAAAGGAGGATGCGGGAGAGAGTAAAGTAGGGAATTTTTGGGCGCTGGGCAATGTAGAGGAACCGCGGGCTTTGAGGCCAACTTATTTTAGGTATTTTCATAGGAGTCAAGGGGAGAAGCCAAATGAGGGAGATCATTTGATAATGAGGCAAAAGAAGGTGAAATTTGCTGAGCATGATAAGTTGTTGAAGAAGTTTAGGCATAAAGAAGCATTGGTTTCAGTTTTGGGTGGGAAGAACACAGAGAATGTGGTGGCTGTGATGGAGGAATTAGTGGCGAGGAGGAAGTTATTGAAATGTGTTGTGAATTTGGATGATGAGGAGCTTGGGTTGTTGTTGGGCTTCTTGCATAAGCACTCGACTATGCCAAGACATTCTGGTTTATTGACGGGGTTGACCAGAAAGGTACTCGAGATGCGGGCTGAAGATATTAGAGCTTCTGATGCATTGAAAGGTCATATTAGAAACCTTAAAAGGTCGGTTGAAGAGGAGATCAGAATTCAACATTCACTACAAGAGATACAGGGTGTAATTTCGCCTTTATTGAGAATTGCTGGGAGAAGATAA
- the LOC118041417 gene encoding nodulin homeobox isoform X1, whose translation MTHIRIWGGFPASWFIIFSGQLFCLGSSMRLAKEELSMAEQVIDLISAVKELHGLSSQELNKLLRDSENFTIHFHSEKGSTTKIDVEKLAGFLPLHLIAVLMSSDRDESLLRYLLCGIRLLHSLCDLGPRNSKLEQVLLDDVKVSEQLLDLVFYLLIVLSGYRQENLNSCSLLLVHSALVASSLHLLSGCISSQWQDLVQVLLAHPKVDIFMDAAFGAVHVAIRFLQVKLSDQHTGLHVKSPTAEQIVNYICQQCEASLQTLQSLCQQKMFRERLLRNKELCGRGGVLFLARAILKLNITPPFVDSFTVVAAVSRLKAKVLSILLHLCEAESISYLDEVASSPWSLDLAKSVVLEILELLKAALSKDPNHPSPCSDRTFPMGLLRLNAMRLADIFSDDSNFRSYITTCFTKVLTAIFSLPHGDFLSIWCSSEFPPREEDGTLEYDAFTAAGWFLDTFAAANQSNAINLEITLIPSNMPQAMYAHQRTSLFVKLIANLHCFVPNICEEQERNLFLHKFLECMRMDPSKSLPGFSFTSGALRAVTACRNLRSLLSHAESLIPNFLNEEDVQLLRVFFNQLQSLINPTDFEENQVQEIKSERSISLDKFSRLTIDEHLQEAQSTGAYGSPMVMKEPSHLYHRTDIQKEEMSENSAIQEEQKPSFTKKRNQAEDAIKEDKAKPGACVSDVLREIDRDAHTVETSGSDTSSTRGKTYAGQVVNGDSLKSSEHIKRNGCQGVCGGEKVESPHFEEKQPRKRKRTIMNDYQITLMEKALLDEPEMQRNAAALQSWADKLSLNGSEVTPSQLKNWLNNRKARLARAGKDVRAPMEVDNTFPEKQVGQAQRQDMPESPSEDNITLSSRGHQNTSEIGVFEDPEAGIGLADFVDIGASEFVQCKPGQFVVLVDGQGEEIGKGKVHQVQGKWYGRILEESEMCVVDVTELKTEKWVRLPYPSETTGMSFYEAEQKIGVMRVLWDSNKIYMSRPQC comes from the exons ATGACACACATCAGAATTTGGGGTGGTTTTCCTGCCTCG TGGTTCATTATTTTCTCTGGTCAGCTTTTTTGTCTTGGCTCTAGTATGAGGCTTGCTAAGGAAGAACTGTCTATGGCTGAACAA GTCATTGATTTAATTTCAGCAGTGAAAGAGTTACACGGTCTTAGCTCTCAGGAGCTTAACAAATTGTTGAGGGACTCTGAAAATTTTACCATTCACTTTCATTCTGAAAAGGGATCAACGACAAAG ATTGACGTGGAAAAACTGGCAGGCTTTCTTCCTTTACACCTTATTGCAGTGCTTATGTCATCTGATAGAGATGAATCGCTGTTGAGATATTTGTTGTGTGGGATTCGGCTTTTGCATTCCTTGTGTGATCTAGGACCTCGGAACAGTAAACTCGAGCAG GTTTTGCTTGATGATGTTAAAGTATCAGAGCAGCTACTGGATCTGgtgttttatttacttattgtTCTTAGTGGTTATAGACAG GAAAACCTTAATTCATGCTCTTTGTTACTTGTGCATTCAGCACTTGTAGCATCCAGTCTGCATTTATTGTCAGGATGTATATCTTCACAATGGCAAGATCTTGTTCAAGTACTGCTTGCTCATCCCAAG GTTGACATATTTATGGATGCAGCTTTTGGTGCTGTTCATGTAGCCATTAGGTTTCTTCAGGTCAAGCTATCAGATCAACATACTGGCCTTCACGTGAAAAGTCCAACAGCTGAACAAATAGTTAACTATATCTGCCAACAATGTGAGGCTTCTTTACAGACTCTTCAGTCATTGTGCCAGCAAAAGATGTTTCGCGAGCGCCTTCTTAGGAACAAG GAACTATGTGGAAGGGGAGGTGTTCTTTTTCTGGCCCGGGCCATCTTGAAGTTAAACATCACGCCTCCTTTTGTAGATTCTTTCACAGTTGTAGCTGCAGTATCTAGACTGAAGGCTAAAGTGTTATCAATT CTATTGCATCTGTGTGAAGCAGAAAGCATTTCTTACCTTGATGAGGTTGCAAGCTCTCCATGGAGCCTTGATTTGGCAAAGTCTGTAGTGTTAGAG ATTCTTGAATTACTGAAGGCTGCACTTAGCAAAGATCCCAATCATCCTAGTCCATGTTCAGACAGAACTTTTCCCATGGGGCTTTTGCGACTCAATGCAATGCGTCTGGCTGATATCTTCTCAGATGATTCAAATTTTAGATCTTATATCACAACATGCTTT ACCAAAGTTCTGACTGCTATATTTTCGCTCCCTCATGgagattttttatcaatttggtGTTCTTCTGAATTTCCACCAAGAGAAGAAGATGGTACTCTGGAGTATGACGCATTTACAGCAGCTGGGTGGTTTTTGGACACATTTGCAGCAGCGAACCAATCAAATGcaataaatttagaaattacTTTAATTCCCAGTAACATGCCCCAAGCTATGTATGCACATCAAAGAACTTCATTATTTGTGAAGCTAATTGCCAACCTCCACTGTTTTGTTCCAAATATATGTGAAG AGCAGGAAAGAAACTTGTTCCTTCATAAGTTTCTGGAGTGCATGCGGATGGACCCATCTAAATCATTGCCTGGGTTTTCCTTTACTTCTGGTGCTCTAAGAGCCGTAACAGCTTGCAGGAACCTTC GTTCATTGTTAAGTCATGCAGAGTCTCTAATTCCTAACTTTTTGAATGAGGAGGATGTACAGCTGTTAAG gGTATTCTTTAACCAGTTACAATCACTGATTAATCCTACtgattttgaagaaaaccaAGTTCAA GAAATCAAATCTGAGAGGTCAATATCTTTGGATAAGTTCTCTAGACTTACTATTGATGAGCATCTTCAG GAAGCTCAAAGCACTGGGGCATACGGATCACCTATGGTGATGAAGGAACCTTCACATCTTTACCACAGGACAGATATCCAAAAAGAGGAAATGTCAGAGAATTCAGCTATCCAAGAAGAGCAGAAGCCTAGtttcacaaaaaaaaggaatcaaGCAGAAGATGCAATTAAGGAAGACAAAGCTAAACCTGGTGCATGTGTATCTGATGTTTTAAGAGAGATTGATAGAGATGCTCATACTGTTGAAACAAGTGGTTCAGATACAAGTTCCACTAGAGGGAAGACTTATGCAGGTCAAGTGGTGAATGGTGACTCCCTAAAATCAAGTGAGCATATAAAACGAAATGGTTGTCAGGGAGTTTGTGGTGGTGAGAAAGTTGAGAGTCCCCATTTTGAAGAAAAGCAGCCAAGAAAAAGGAAGCGGACTATTATGAATGACTATCAAATCACACTTATGGAGAAAGCCCTGCTAGATGAACCTGAGATGCAGCGAAATGCAGCAGCGTTACAGTCATGGGCGGATAAATTGAGTCTTAAT GGATCAGAAGTTACACCTTCACAACTGAAAAATTG GCTCAACAATCGCAAAGCAAGGTTAGCTCGTGCAGGCAAGGATGTCCGTGCACCAATGGAGGTTGATAATACATTTCCAGAAAAACAAGTTGGACAAGCACAGCGGCAGGACATGCCTGAGAGCCCCAGTGAAGACAACATCACATTGAGTTCAAGAGGCCATCAAAACACATCAGAAATTGGCGTGTTTGAAGATCCCGAGGCTGGGATAGGATTAGCAGACTTCGTTGACATTGGTGCTTCAGAATTTGTTCAGTGCAAGCCAGGGCAGTTTGTTGTGCTTGTAGACGGGCAAGGAGAAGAGATTGGTAAGGGAAAGGTACATCAGGTGCAAGGCAAATGGTATGGAAGGATATTGGAGGAATCAGAGATGTGTGTCGTGGATGTTACAGAGCTCAAGACTGAGAAATGGGTGAGGCTTCCATACCCATCCGAAACCACAGGCATGTCGTTTTATGAAGCTGAACAGAAGATTGGGGTGATGAGAGTGTTGTGGGATTCGAACAAAATATACATGTCACGACCTCAGTGCtag